A genome region from Ursus arctos isolate Adak ecotype North America unplaced genomic scaffold, UrsArc2.0 scaffold_18, whole genome shotgun sequence includes the following:
- the LOC113266263 gene encoding olfactory receptor 1L8-like, with the protein MARVNQTSSISEFILMGLSSRPEDQKPLFILFLTMYLVTIIGNLLIILAIHSDPQLQTPMYFFLSFLSFTDICFTTTVVPRMLVNFLSEKTISYAGCLTQMYFIYALGNTDSCLLAVMAFDRYVAICDPFHYVTTMNHHCCVLLVAFSCSLPHLHSLLHTLLLNRLIFCDNNVIHHFLCDLSPLMKLSCSPTFVNEIVIMSEGSVVLVTPFLCITFSYLRILIAVLRIPSAAGKRKAFSTCGSHLTVVTLFYGSIFYVYLQPLSTYTAKDHKATLVYTVLTSMLNPFIYSLRNKDLKQGLRKLMGRRKSQAAPS; encoded by the coding sequence ATGGCAAGAGTCAACCAAACCAGCAGCATCTCTGAGTTCATCCTCATGGGACTCTCCTCCCGGCCTGAAGACCAGAAGCCACTCTTTATCCTCTTCCTCACCATGTACCTAGTCACCATAATAGGGAACCTACTCATCATCCTGGCCATCCACTCTGACCCCCAGCTCCAGAcccccatgtatttcttcttgagtttCCTGTCCTTCACTGACATTTGCTTTACAACAACCGTTGTCCCCAGAATGCTAGTGAACTTCCTGTCAGAGAAGACCATCTCCTATGCTGGGTGTCTGACACAGATGTATTTCATTTATGCTCTGGGCAACACTGACAGTTGCCTTCTGGCAGTCATGGCCTTtgaccgctacgtggccatctgTGACCCCTTCCACTATGTCACCACCATGAACCACCACTGCTGTGTCCTGCTGGTGGCCTTTTCCTGCTCACTTCCTCACCTCCACTCACTCCTACACACACTGCTACTGAATCGCCTCATCTTCTGTGACAACAATGTTATCCATCACTTCCTCTGCGACCTCAGTCCGCTGATGAAATTGTCATGCTCCCCCACTTTTGTCAATGAAATCGTGATAATGTCAGAAGGTTCTGTTGTTTTGGTGACTCCCTTTCTGTGCATTACTTTCTCTTATCTACGAATCCTCATTGCAGTTCTCAGGATCCCCTCAGCCGCTGGGAAACGcaaagccttctccacctgtggCTCTCACCTCACTGTTGTAACACTCTTTTATGGAAGCATCTTCTATGTCTATTTACAGCCCCTGTCCACCTACACTGCCAAAGACCACAAAGCAACACTTGTCTACACAGTTCTTACCTCCATGCTAAACCCTTTTATCTACAGTCTGAGAAACAAAGACCTGAAACAGGGTCTGAGGAAGCTGATGGGCAGGAGGAAGTCCCAGGCAGCACCCTCTTGA